The sequence ATACACAAAAAAGGATTTAATACCAGTTATAAAAAGTAATGCTTATGGAATGGGACTTATCCCTGTTGCCAACGCTTTAAAAGACGTAGCAAATCTAATTGCTATTGGTGATATAGAAGAGGTGTATACACTAAGACACTCTGGATTTGAAGGTAATTTACTTCTCATAGTGCCTATTTTTTCTAAAGAAGAAGCTGAACTTTGTGTAAAATATGACGTTTTTACTGCTATTGACTCATTTGATATGGCGTTATTTTTGTCTGAGATAGCAAAAAAGAGTGGTAAAACTGTAGGAGTTCATGTAAAGGTTGATATAGGTATGCACAGGTTTGGCGTCAAGCCAGAAGAGCTGGACAGTTTTGTAGAAAAAATAAGTTATTTGCCTAATATAAAAATAATTGGGATTTTTTCACATTTACCTCTTGGTTTGAACCTCATTACCCAGGAGCAACTTATTATATTTGATAGGATTTCTGAAAAATATAAAGACTTAATTGTTCATTTACCAAATTCTCAGAATACTGTAGAAAATCTTGAATCCCTAAAATTTATACCCAGGTGTGGTCTTTTAATTTATGGAGTTTTGCCTTCTGATGTTAATGGTCTTGTTTTAAAAAATGTTGTAAGATTGAAGGCCAGTATTGTGAAGATCCATGATATCAGCGCAGGACAAAGTTGGTCTTATGGGTACTCTTATACTGCTCATAAAGATTCAAAGATTGCAGTGATTTCGATTGGTTATGCTGATGGCTTGAAGAGAGCACTTTCAAACAATTGGAGTGCTAAGGTTAAGGGGAGTATATGCCCATTAAGGGGAACTATTAATATGAATTTTTCCTTTTTAGACATAACAGATGTTAGCAACGTTCGTGTTGGCGACGAGGCGATTTTATTAGATGAGGACCTTAAAATAGAAGACATGGCTAAAGCAATAGATACTGTTCCTCATGAGATCCTTGTTTCGTTCAGAGAGAGCATGAAAAGGGTTTACGTTTGATTTTAATAAATATAAATTAAATTTATTAAGTTGTAGCTGATTTTAATTAATAATACTGGAATAGTATCCTAATGTTATTCCTTTCGACTTCTACGCTTTAATATTAAAATTTTAGAAGAATTCAATTTTGTCTAAACTTTGATTTTTCTAATTATTTTAGAAAATGATTTTTTAAAATCTCCTTTTTAATGTATTTTTAAGTTATAAAAAGACTTTATGTTAGGTAATTGACATAATAGTCAGATAGCTATAAAATTTCAATAATTTGATGAGAGGAAGGGGTGTTGTTTAATGAAGCGTTTTGGGCTTTATGGATTATTCTTTGTTTTGATTGGAATTGGTATCCTTCTAGTTGCGGGATGCGCAGGTCAACAAAATAAACCTGCAGGTGAATCTAACGTTATAAAAATTGGCTTTGCTGCTCCATTAAGCGGTTCTCAAGCTGAGATGGGCACATATCTTAAGAATGGCGCACTTATGGCCATCGATAAGATAAATGCAAAGGGTGGGATTAATGGTAAAAAGCTTGAACTTGTTGCGATGGATGACAAAGCTGATCCAAAAGAAGCTGTTTCAGTAGCACAAAAGTTTGCTGCAGATCCATCAATAGTGGCTGTTATAGGGCATCTTAACTCGGGAGCTTCTATACCTGCTTCTGCTATTTATCATCAGGCAGGTCTTGTAATGGTTTCTCCTTCTTCAACTAATCCCAAACTTACCGAACAGGGATTTAATAATGTATTTAGAGTTTGTACTACCGATGCTATGCAAGGTCCTTTTGCTGCAAAGTTTGTAAAGGACAAATTGAAAAAGGATACAGCAGTTGTTTTGGATGACAAAACAGCATATGGTCAAGGTCTTGCAGATGAATTTGCAAAGGCATTTCAAGCTGATGGTGGAAAAATATTGATGAGAGAGGGTATAAATCAAGGGGACAAAGACTTTACTGCCCTTTTGACAAAGATAAAATCCTTAAATCCACAAGTTATTTATTTTGGCGGAATGTACCCTGAGGCAGGCCAAATGGTTAAACAAATGAAGTCTCTGGGGATGAATAAGATAGATTTTGTAAGTGGCGATGGAGTAGAAGATCCTGCTTTCATAAAGATCGCTGGCGCAGATGCTAATGGCACTTATGCAAGTAACGTTGGTCCAGCGATTGAGAAAATTCCTGGAGCAAAGGCTTTTATTGACGAATATACAAAGAAATTTGGAAATCCTCCAGGGCCATATGCACTTTTTGGTTATGATGCAGCTCTTGCAGTAATTACTGCTCTTGAAAAGGCACCTAAACCGGATAGAGCTGATGTATTGAAAGTCATGCCAACTGTAAGCTTTGAGGGGATGCTTGGAAAGACATCTTTTGATAGCAAGGGCGATACTACAAACAAGATTCTTACAATGTTTGTAGTTAAAGATGAAAAATGGCAACCTGTTGATTAGAGAGACTATTTAACTTTTTTTTAAAGATGGCGAGTAATTCGCCATCTTTTTTTTGGCTAAAAAAACAGTTAGAATTAATTAAAAACTTATTAGTGGGTGAAGTAATTGATCAGGATTGATATAAACAGACTTAGAGATGGCTATAAATTGAGCTCTCCAGTACTGGATTCAAAGGGAAGGCTTCTTATAGGTGAAGGTATACCTTTGGATTCGCGCATGATCAAACACCTTAAAGAATTGGGCTTGCAATTTATCCCTATCATTGTTCCCGGATATGAAGACATAACTCCTCTTGAGGCAATATCGAAGAAAGTTGAAATGTTTATGAAAAAAGAGGCTAATGAGATAATTAAAACCGCAAGAAGAACTGCTATGATAAATCCTGAAAGAATTATAAATGCTATAGACTACGTTATGAACGATATGCTTGCAAAGAGTAAGACAGGAATAGTAGTTGATGACCTTAGAACCAATAAGGAATTTTTGTTCGATCATCTTACAAGAGTTTGTATATATTCTGGTATATTGGGTACCGCATTGGGATTAAACGATTTAAGGTTAAGGACTCTTATGATTATTGCATATCTGCATGATGTTGGTATGGCATTGATTGATGACGAAAGCATTTTAAATGGAAGTTATATTACAGATAATCCAGATTATAGAATTAAAGAACACCCAAAGCTTGGAAGAGATTTGTGTAATAGGGCAGGGTTTCCATTTATAGTTAATCAATCAATTTATCAACATCACGAAAGAATTGATGGTAAAGGTTATCCATTAGGGTTGTTAGAAAAAGATATAACAATTTATGCAAAAATAGTTTCACTAGTTGACGCATACGATATACTTACCTCGCCTTTACCTCATAGAAAGCCATATTTACCAAATGAAGCAATAGAATTTATTATGGCTTTAAGCAATAGTGCTTTTGATAAAGACGTTCTAAAAGCCTTTTTAAAAAAGGTAGTCCCATACCCACCCGGAACTTTGGTTTTGTTGTCTGATAATCAAATATGTGTGGTAAAGGATTGTAATAACGATTTGCCTTTAAGACCAATTTTGAAAACTTATGCTTATCTTGAAAATAATCAGGTGAAATATGTTGATAAGCCAACAATAATAGATCTTAAGAGTCATTTGGATCTTACTATTGTAGGACAGGTTGATAGTTCAGGTAAAATTGTTGATTATGAAGGTTCAAACATTTCAAATATCTTAAAGGATTTTGAAAAAGAGAATAATAAAACTGAGAAATTTACTAAAAGTTACGTTAAGAAAAAAGTAATAAAGTTTAAGAGGAGTGCGAAGCTGGTTGATAAAAATAGATAATGGGGAAAAACCTTCTGGAAGCGAAATACAATTTCTATCTTTGATGGGTTTGGAAGGGTGCTTAGACTATAACAGGACAAATTAATTCTAAAGGTGAACTTAAAAGGTTTGCCAAGTTTGATTTTCTGCTAGGACCAGATCTTTTTTTATGTTAGAAATGATATAATTCAATGTAATATATAAGATATATTTATGAATTATAAAAATAATATATAAGGTGATAAATTTGACATATAATAAAAAGATTTATCCAGTTGTATTGTGTGCTGGCGTAGGGAAAAGAATGAGATCTAATTTTCCTAAAGTATTGCATTTTGTTTTAGATAAGCCAATGTTGTGGTGGGTTTTGAGGTCTTTTCGAGGTTTGATAGATAGTGAGCCTATTGTAGTAGTTGGAAAAAATAAGGATCTTGTTTCTCAGTATTTCGCTGATGAAAAAATAAGCTATGTAGTTCAGAATGAACCACTTGGGACTGCTCATGCACTTCTTTGTGCATATGAAAGTTTAAAGGTGTTGTCTGAAGAAGATTATTTTCTTGTGATGCCTGGAGATATGCCATTAATAAAGCAAAATACCATAAAAAATTTGTGTGAAATGTCTGAATTAAATAATGATATTACCTTTATTACCTGTAATGTTGATGATCCTAAAGGTTATGGTAGGATAGTCAGGGATAAAAACAACAACTTTTTGAGAATAATTGAAGAAAAGGACGCGAAAAATGATGAATTGAGGATAAATGAGATAAATGTTGGCATATATCTCATAAAAATTGCTTTATTAAAGCTACTTTATAACATTGAGAACGTAAATGCCCAGGGAGAGTACTATCTTACAGATTTGTTGGAAATCGCTTTGAAAAATGGACATAAGATTGGTACGATGGAAATCTTTGATCAGAAAGAGATATTAGGCGTTAATTCACAAAAGGATCTTTTGGAGGCACAAGGTGTAGCAAAAAGATCCGTAATTGAGGTTCATTTAAATAATGGTGTTCAAATATTTGATATTAATTCAACCTGGATTGGACCTGAAGTTAGTATAAGTTCTGGTGCGAAGATTATGCCTTCTTCAGTTATATACGGAAAAAGTAAAATTGGTTCTTCAACAATAGGACCTTTCTCAAATATAGAAAACTCAACTATAGGCGATAATTGTAACGTTTTCTATAGTGTTATAAGAAATTCCATAATAGGAAGCAATGTAAGTGTTGGCCCTTTTTCACATATAAGGGAACAAACTGTTATTTATGATAATATTAGAATTGGAAATTTTGTAGAACTCAAAAAAACACAAATCGAGAGCAATTCTAAGGTTTCACACCTATCTTATTTAGGTGATACTACTGTTGGATCAAACGTAAACATTGGTGCTGGAACAATAACCTGCAATTATGATGGTTTTGACAAGCATAGAACTACAATAGAGGATGATGTATTTGTGGGAAGCGACTCGATATTGGTTGCCCCAGTTAAACTTTCGAAAGGGTCAATGATTGCGGCTGGTTCAGTTATTACCAGAGATGTGCCAGAAGATTCTCTCGGCATTGGTAGAGCTTCTCAGGTAAATAAAGCTGGATGGGTGAAGGTTTTTAAGAGCATGAAAACCAAAAAGAAAAAGTGATTAAATGTGTAGTTTTTAACCCTGTTAAAGGAAGGAGTATATTTTAGTGGATAATTCATCGTATGCTATATTTTCTGGTTCTTCGAATATAGCTTTAAGCAAAGAGGTCTCAAGCTTTCTTGGAAGAAATCTTGGGGCTGTAAATATAACTCGTTTTAGTGACGGGGAAATTTATGTTAGGGTAGAAGAATCAGTCAGAGGAAAAGATATATTCCTTATCCAGTCAACTTCTAGTCCAGTAAATGAGAGACTTATGGAACTTTTGATAATGGTTGATGCCTTTAAAAGAGCATCTGTATCTTCTATAAACGTTATTATCCCATATTTTTGTTATGCCAGACAGGATAGAAAGGTAAGAGGTAGGGAACCAATTTCTGCAAAATTAGTTGCAAACCTTATTGAGCGTGCAGGTGTTGACAGGGTTATTGGTATAGATTTTCATACTGGTCAGATTCAGGGCTTTTTTGATATATTGGTTGATCATCTTACTGCTATACCAGTATTTGATTCATATCTTAGATCAAATTTTGAATTAGATAACCTGGTAATTGTGTCTCCAGATATAGGAGGGGTTGGAAGAGCTAGGGTTCTTGCTGAAAGAATGGGAGTTCCTCTTGCGGTTGTAGATAAAAGAAGGCCTCTTCCAAATCAAGCTGAAGCGGTTAATATAATTGGTGATGTTATAGGGAAAAGATGTGTTGTAATTGACGATATAGTTGATACGGGCGGAACTATGGTTGAGGCAGCTCACATATTGAAGAAAAATGGAGCAAAAGAAGTATTAGGGGTTGCAACACATGGTATTTTATCGGGGCCTGCTGTAGAAAGGCTTACAAAATCTGATTTTTCACATTTTATAGTTACAAATACTATTTACCATCCAGATGAGTTTTATGGGCCTAAAATTAAGATTATTTCTGTTGCAAGGCTTATTGCAGAATCTATCAAACGTATTGCTTTATCTGAGTCGGTTAGTGAACTTTTTAGATAATAAATTTTCTTAATTAAGTAATATAATATTAGGAAAATTAAGATAATACTTTTAATTAAAAGGAGGACACCTTGTATTTAAGACAATTCAAGGTTTTTTTGGTAGCGGCTGAAAGAGAAAGTTTTACTCAAGCTGCAAAAGAACTTTATTTAACGCAACCTGCTGTGTCATTTCAGATCCAGGCATTAGAGGATTTTTTTGGTGCAAAGCTATTTAAAAGGACAGGAAGAAAAGTAGAACTTACTGATGCAGGGGATGCACTTTTGCCATACGCAAAAAAAATTATCGAAGCAATGGAAGAGTCCAAAAAAGCAATAGAACAAGTTGGCGCTGCAAAAACAGGTAAATTAGTAGTAGGCGCTAGCACAACTATAGGTATATATATATTACCCCCATTAATTGCGATATACAGGTCTAAATATCCTCAAACAATAATTTCTATAAGGGTAGAGAATACTGAAGGCATAGAAGAGGCGCTGTTGAGAAAGGACATAGATTTTGGCTTGATAGAAGGGTTTGTTAAAAGTTCTTATGTGAAAAGGGAGAAATTTAGAGATGACGAGCTTGTTTTGATCGTACCTGCTCACCATCCGTGGCCAGATGTAATCGAATTATCAGATCTCATGATAGAACCGTTAATTCTAAGAGAAGAGGGCTCAGGTACCAGAATGGTTCTAGAAGGGGCTTTAATGGAAAAGAGTCTTTCTGTGTCTGATCTTAATATTAATATGGTTCTGGGAAACACAGAGGCAATCAAACATGCGGTTGCTGCAGGGTTAGGGGTATCTTTTGTTTCAAAATGCACAATTGGCAAAGAGTTAGCATTAGGCCTTTTGAGGATCGTAAGAGTAAGGGGTTTTAGTGTAATGAGAGAACTTTTTATAATCAGAAGAGAGAACGAAGATTTGTCGCCATATGCTGAGAGAATTTTAAGATTTCTCAATAAACCTATGCCTATTGAAACGCCCTTTTCCTCTACAGAAAAATAAGTATGGAGGTATTGTATAGGAAATATAGGCCAACAACGTTTGAGGATATGGTTGGCCAGGATGTTGTAAAAACTGTTCTCGAAAATGCTTCAAAGCTTGATGATCCTCCTCATGTCTATCTTTTTGCTGGCATGAGGGGTACAGGTAAAACTACTGCAGCAAGAATATTTGCAAGAGCACTTAACTGTACTTCAGAAGGCAAAAAACCCTGTTTAAAGTGTGAATCTTGTAAAAAGTTCCTGGAGGGTTCTCTTGATTATGTAGAAATGGATGCTGCAACGCACAGTAGCGTAGAGGATGCAAGGTCTTTAAGAGAAATGGCATTAATTGCCCCTATGTCTTCAAGGTACAGAATATTTGTAATAGATGAGGTGCATCGCTTGAGTCCTTCAGCTTTTGATGCCCTACTCAAGATAATTGAAGAACCGCCTCCTTTTTCGATATTTATCTTTGCAACAACTGAACCCCACAAAGTTCCAAAAACCATTCTTTCTAGGGTATTGAGGTTAGATTTTTCTCCTGTTAATACACAACTTTTAGCATCTTATCTTGATAAGATAGCCAGTCTTGAAGGTTATAAACTTGAAAAGAGTCTACTTTTGGCTATTGCAAGAAGATCAGAGGGTTCTGTTAGAGATTCACTTTCATTTTTACAACAAATTTTTATCCTTTTTGAGAAGAAGAGTTTATCAACAAAGGATATTTATTCTGTTTTAGGTATACCCGATGATGAAATTATCTCAAATATGATGAATTTTATATACAAGGGGGATCTTAGCAGCCTTGTTAACCTTATAGATTCTTTAAGGACATCGAGCTTTAGTCCCTTTGCAATTGTTGATTCCTGGATTTATTTTGTATTATCAAAAATTAATACCGATACAAGACCTTTAAAATTTATTGATAGACTTATAGAGGCAAAAAGTGATTTAAGATACGATCCTAATCCATTTATGAGATTCGAATTGGAAGTTTATGCTATATTTTCACTTCTAAATAGAAACGTGAAAATAAATAATGATAGTGATTCTAAAATTTTAGAAAAGAAAGAAAATATAGAAGAAGGTATAAAAAAGGAAGATAAAGTTGATATAAATGATATAAATATTAAAATTTTAGCTAATAAGATAACACCTCCTGAGAGTTTTAAAGAGCAAAAAAAAGTGGATCTTAATATTGATCAAATTAACAAGGCATATTTAAAGATTCTTGAACAGATCAAAAATACTAATCCACTTTTGCACGCAAAATATGTAGCTGCTAAACCCATAAAGTTTGAAGGTAATAAAATCACTTTTGGCTTTTCTAAAAAGGAGTCAAGATGGCACAAAGAGCAATTTGATTCCAATAAAGAAGAAAGAGAAATGCTAAGGAATATGCTTTCAAAAGAATTAGGTTTTGATGTGGAAATTACTAGCGAATTTATCGAGAAAGAGACTAAAAGGGATTCGAAAACAAAATCTTCTACTTTAACGTTTCCAGATATTTTACAGCACTTTAATGCAAAGGAAATAAAAAACGATTAGACTTAAACTTAGGTAATTATTTTATAAATCAATCAATTTGGGAGGTTTTATTATGATTCCTGGAATGAAAAAGGCACAACAAATGTTAGAAAAATTTCAAGCAGAGCTTGCCTCTTTAGAAGTTGAGGCTAAAGCAGGCGGAGATCTTGTAAGGGTAGTTGTTACAGGCGATCAAAAGATAAAGTCTATAACACTTGATCCTTCTCTTAAAGATGAAGATCTACAAACTCTGGCCGATCTTGTGATGGTAGCTGTTAATAACGCTCTTGAAGAAGTAAAGGAAGCTGGCATGAAAAAGATGCAAAAAATGGGGCTTCCAGGCCTATTTTAATGAAATATCCAAAGCCTTTAAGCGATTTATCTCATGAATTATCCCTTCTTCCGGGGATTGGGCCAAAATTGGCTTTAAGGTTAGCTTTCTTCATTTCTCAGAGAGGCGAGGAGAAGAATCTTTCTCTTATTGAAGCATTGCGAAATTTAAAAAATATAAAAAAATGCTCTCAGTGCAATGCTTTGTCTGAGAACGACCCCTGTGAAATATGTTCAGATCCATCAAGAAACAGTGAAATCTTATGTGTTGTCTCAGATGTGAGAGATCTGTGGAAGATAGAATCAACTAAATCATATTCTGGCAGGTATTTTGTTTTAAACAGTCTAATTATCCCACTGGAGGGTATTGACCCGGAAAAAGCCGGTATGACAAAACTCTTTACTTTAATTAGTACAAAAAAACCTAAAGAAATTATTATAGCGTTTGACTTCAGTATTGAGGGACAAACTACATCTTTATACATAAAAGAAAGGCTCTCAACTCAAAGAGATCAGTTAGGCTATATGCCACAATTAACTCGTCTTGCAATAGGACTTTCTATGGGCGATAACCTCAACAACACGGATGAATTCACTATTTCTCAGGCAATATTGCATAGACAGAAAATGTAGTGCTTTAATGTGTGGGATAAGTTCAACTTTTCAAAATTTTAGAAGGTTATTGTATAACTTTAAATTTTTTAGATTTTATTTTGGATATGTTTAAGATTATTAGTGAAGAGTACAAAGATTATCTTTTGTCTGTGGGCGAGAATTTG comes from Thermodesulfobium acidiphilum and encodes:
- the alr gene encoding alanine racemase; amino-acid sequence: MKPWLEIDLDAILSNYKIIKEYTKKDLIPVIKSNAYGMGLIPVANALKDVANLIAIGDIEEVYTLRHSGFEGNLLLIVPIFSKEEAELCVKYDVFTAIDSFDMALFLSEIAKKSGKTVGVHVKVDIGMHRFGVKPEELDSFVEKISYLPNIKIIGIFSHLPLGLNLITQEQLIIFDRISEKYKDLIVHLPNSQNTVENLESLKFIPRCGLLIYGVLPSDVNGLVLKNVVRLKASIVKIHDISAGQSWSYGYSYTAHKDSKIAVISIGYADGLKRALSNNWSAKVKGSICPLRGTINMNFSFLDITDVSNVRVGDEAILLDEDLKIEDMAKAIDTVPHEILVSFRESMKRVYV
- a CDS encoding branched-chain amino acid ABC transporter substrate-binding protein, translating into MKRFGLYGLFFVLIGIGILLVAGCAGQQNKPAGESNVIKIGFAAPLSGSQAEMGTYLKNGALMAIDKINAKGGINGKKLELVAMDDKADPKEAVSVAQKFAADPSIVAVIGHLNSGASIPASAIYHQAGLVMVSPSSTNPKLTEQGFNNVFRVCTTDAMQGPFAAKFVKDKLKKDTAVVLDDKTAYGQGLADEFAKAFQADGGKILMREGINQGDKDFTALLTKIKSLNPQVIYFGGMYPEAGQMVKQMKSLGMNKIDFVSGDGVEDPAFIKIAGADANGTYASNVGPAIEKIPGAKAFIDEYTKKFGNPPGPYALFGYDAALAVITALEKAPKPDRADVLKVMPTVSFEGMLGKTSFDSKGDTTNKILTMFVVKDEKWQPVD
- a CDS encoding HD-GYP domain-containing protein; this translates as MIRIDINRLRDGYKLSSPVLDSKGRLLIGEGIPLDSRMIKHLKELGLQFIPIIVPGYEDITPLEAISKKVEMFMKKEANEIIKTARRTAMINPERIINAIDYVMNDMLAKSKTGIVVDDLRTNKEFLFDHLTRVCIYSGILGTALGLNDLRLRTLMIIAYLHDVGMALIDDESILNGSYITDNPDYRIKEHPKLGRDLCNRAGFPFIVNQSIYQHHERIDGKGYPLGLLEKDITIYAKIVSLVDAYDILTSPLPHRKPYLPNEAIEFIMALSNSAFDKDVLKAFLKKVVPYPPGTLVLLSDNQICVVKDCNNDLPLRPILKTYAYLENNQVKYVDKPTIIDLKSHLDLTIVGQVDSSGKIVDYEGSNISNILKDFEKENNKTEKFTKSYVKKKVIKFKRSAKLVDKNR
- the glmU gene encoding bifunctional UDP-N-acetylglucosamine diphosphorylase/glucosamine-1-phosphate N-acetyltransferase GlmU gives rise to the protein MTYNKKIYPVVLCAGVGKRMRSNFPKVLHFVLDKPMLWWVLRSFRGLIDSEPIVVVGKNKDLVSQYFADEKISYVVQNEPLGTAHALLCAYESLKVLSEEDYFLVMPGDMPLIKQNTIKNLCEMSELNNDITFITCNVDDPKGYGRIVRDKNNNFLRIIEEKDAKNDELRINEINVGIYLIKIALLKLLYNIENVNAQGEYYLTDLLEIALKNGHKIGTMEIFDQKEILGVNSQKDLLEAQGVAKRSVIEVHLNNGVQIFDINSTWIGPEVSISSGAKIMPSSVIYGKSKIGSSTIGPFSNIENSTIGDNCNVFYSVIRNSIIGSNVSVGPFSHIREQTVIYDNIRIGNFVELKKTQIESNSKVSHLSYLGDTTVGSNVNIGAGTITCNYDGFDKHRTTIEDDVFVGSDSILVAPVKLSKGSMIAAGSVITRDVPEDSLGIGRASQVNKAGWVKVFKSMKTKKKK
- a CDS encoding ribose-phosphate diphosphokinase, encoding MDNSSYAIFSGSSNIALSKEVSSFLGRNLGAVNITRFSDGEIYVRVEESVRGKDIFLIQSTSSPVNERLMELLIMVDAFKRASVSSINVIIPYFCYARQDRKVRGREPISAKLVANLIERAGVDRVIGIDFHTGQIQGFFDILVDHLTAIPVFDSYLRSNFELDNLVIVSPDIGGVGRARVLAERMGVPLAVVDKRRPLPNQAEAVNIIGDVIGKRCVVIDDIVDTGGTMVEAAHILKKNGAKEVLGVATHGILSGPAVERLTKSDFSHFIVTNTIYHPDEFYGPKIKIISVARLIAESIKRIALSESVSELFR
- a CDS encoding selenium metabolism-associated LysR family transcriptional regulator, which codes for MYLRQFKVFLVAAERESFTQAAKELYLTQPAVSFQIQALEDFFGAKLFKRTGRKVELTDAGDALLPYAKKIIEAMEESKKAIEQVGAAKTGKLVVGASTTIGIYILPPLIAIYRSKYPQTIISIRVENTEGIEEALLRKDIDFGLIEGFVKSSYVKREKFRDDELVLIVPAHHPWPDVIELSDLMIEPLILREEGSGTRMVLEGALMEKSLSVSDLNINMVLGNTEAIKHAVAAGLGVSFVSKCTIGKELALGLLRIVRVRGFSVMRELFIIRRENEDLSPYAERILRFLNKPMPIETPFSSTEK
- the dnaX gene encoding DNA polymerase III subunit gamma/tau, which gives rise to MYRKYRPTTFEDMVGQDVVKTVLENASKLDDPPHVYLFAGMRGTGKTTAARIFARALNCTSEGKKPCLKCESCKKFLEGSLDYVEMDAATHSSVEDARSLREMALIAPMSSRYRIFVIDEVHRLSPSAFDALLKIIEEPPPFSIFIFATTEPHKVPKTILSRVLRLDFSPVNTQLLASYLDKIASLEGYKLEKSLLLAIARRSEGSVRDSLSFLQQIFILFEKKSLSTKDIYSVLGIPDDEIISNMMNFIYKGDLSSLVNLIDSLRTSSFSPFAIVDSWIYFVLSKINTDTRPLKFIDRLIEAKSDLRYDPNPFMRFELEVYAIFSLLNRNVKINNDSDSKILEKKENIEEGIKKEDKVDINDINIKILANKITPPESFKEQKKVDLNIDQINKAYLKILEQIKNTNPLLHAKYVAAKPIKFEGNKITFGFSKKESRWHKEQFDSNKEEREMLRNMLSKELGFDVEITSEFIEKETKRDSKTKSSTLTFPDILQHFNAKEIKND
- a CDS encoding YbaB/EbfC family nucleoid-associated protein is translated as MIPGMKKAQQMLEKFQAELASLEVEAKAGGDLVRVVVTGDQKIKSITLDPSLKDEDLQTLADLVMVAVNNALEEVKEAGMKKMQKMGLPGLF
- the recR gene encoding recombination mediator RecR, with the protein product MKYPKPLSDLSHELSLLPGIGPKLALRLAFFISQRGEEKNLSLIEALRNLKNIKKCSQCNALSENDPCEICSDPSRNSEILCVVSDVRDLWKIESTKSYSGRYFVLNSLIIPLEGIDPEKAGMTKLFTLISTKKPKEIIIAFDFSIEGQTTSLYIKERLSTQRDQLGYMPQLTRLAIGLSMGDNLNNTDEFTISQAILHRQKM